DNA sequence from the Tenacibaculum mesophilum genome:
ACCTTAGAGTGGTTGAAAGACTTAGGAGGTATCGAGTTCATTGAAAAAGTGAATGAGAAAAAATCAGCTCTTTTATACAGTGAAATAGATAGAAACCCTTTATTTAAAGGAGTTGCTGCTATAGAAGACCGAAGTAATATGAATGCTACTTTTACCTTAGCTGATAAAAATTTACAAACTAAGTTTGATAAAATGTGGCAAGAAACCAATATTAATGGATTAAGCGGCCATAGAAGTGTTGGTGGTTATCGTGCAAGTATGTACAACGCTTTACCTTTATACAGTGTACAAGCTTTAGTAGATGTAATGCAAGAATTAGAAAGAATAAGTTAGATACAACGTCATTTTTTACAATGACATTTTAATATAAAGATCGATGAAGATATTAGTGAATGATGGAATTTCCGCTAGCGGAATACAAGCTTTAGAAAACAAAGGTTTTGAAGTTATAAATACAAAAGTTGCACAAGAGCAGCTAGAAAATTATATAAACGATCATGCTATTGATGCTATTACAGTAGGTAATACTACACAAGTGCGACAAGAGTTAATTGATGCTTGCCCAAGCATTAAACTTATTGCTTGTTTAGGAACCGAAATGGACAACATTGATGTTGATTATGCTATTGATAATGGAGTTCATGTTGTGAATAGTGAAGATGCTTCAGCTACTTCAATTGCAGAACTAGTGTTTGCGCATTTATTTGGAATGGTTCGTTTTTTACATCAATCGAACCGTGAAATGCCTTTAGAAGGAGATATGCGCTTTAATGCCTTAAAAAAACAATACTCGCAAGGAACTGAGCTAAGAGGTAAAACATTAGGAATTATTGGTTTTGATACTGTAGGACAAGAAGTAGCTAAAACTGCACTAGCTTTAGGTATGGAAGTGATAGCAACTGATGTAGAAATAGACAATGCAACTATCACAATTCCTTTTTTCGATGGTCAATCAGTAGACTTCTTTATTGAAACGGAAAGTATAGATAACCTATTATCAAAATCAGACTTTATTACACTACATCTTCCTGCTCAAGAGGGATATGTTATAGAAACATCTTTGTTTGACAAAATGAAAAATGGTGTAGGAATTATAAACACTTCTCATGGAGGTATTCTAAATGAAGTTGATTTAGTTAATGCTATTGATAGTGGAAAGGTTAAATATGCAGGATTAGACGTTTTTGAAAGCCAACCAAGACCTGAAATTCAACTATTAATGAACCCTGAAATATCGATGACCCCTCATATCGGTGCTTCAACAGTTGAGGCACAAGATAGAGCTGGTATTGAACTTGCAAATAAAATCATCGAATTACTAAGCGAATAATCTATGGCAATTGTAAAACCTTTTAAAGCTGTTAGAGCCACCAGAGATAAAGTTGCTTTAGTATCTTCTAAATCGTATGAAATTTATACTCCTGCGGAAATTGGAGCTAAACTCGATTTTAATCCATACACTTTTTTGCATGTAATTAATCCTGGATATAAATACCATAAACAAGATGTAACTGGAGAACAACGCTTTAAATTGGTACACAATCGTTACTTAGAATTCAAAGAAAATGAAGTCTTTAAGCAAGATGAAACTCCTGCTTATTACATATATCAAAAAATAACTCCAAATGATAATTTCTGTGGAATAATCGCAGCAACCTCTGTAGAAGATTATCATAATGAAGTAATAAAAAAGCACGAAGACACTTTAAAAGAACGTGAGTTACTATTTGAAAACTACTTAAAAAATACAGGTTTTAATGCAGAACCAGTACTACTCACCTACCCTGACAATGATGTAATTAATGTTATTATAAAAAAATATCAGGAAGAAAGAGCCGAATACGAGTTTTCTACATCTGATAGGGATTTACATTTTTTATGGGTAATAAACGAAGAGAAAGATGTAGAGCAAATAGCCAAAGCTTTTAAAGAAGTTAACACCCTATATATTGCTGATGGACATCATCGTTCAACATCTTCATGTTTATTGGCACAAAATTTAGCAGAAAATAATCCAAAACATACGGGTAAAGAAGACTATAATTTTTTCATGAGTTACCTATTACCTGAGAGCCAGGTTAAAATTTATGAATTCAATAGATTTATAAGAGATTTAAACGGGTTAACTCCAGAGGAGCTTTTAATAGAATTAGATACTCATTTTAGAATTGAGAATCGTGGACAGGAATTATATAAACCTAAAGAAAAACACCATTTTAGCATGTATTTAAATGGTGAATTTTATGCTTTGTATTTACGTAAATCAGCTTATGAATTTA
Encoded proteins:
- a CDS encoding DUF1015 domain-containing protein; this encodes MAIVKPFKAVRATRDKVALVSSKSYEIYTPAEIGAKLDFNPYTFLHVINPGYKYHKQDVTGEQRFKLVHNRYLEFKENEVFKQDETPAYYIYQKITPNDNFCGIIAATSVEDYHNEVIKKHEDTLKERELLFENYLKNTGFNAEPVLLTYPDNDVINVIIKKYQEERAEYEFSTSDRDLHFLWVINEEKDVEQIAKAFKEVNTLYIADGHHRSTSSCLLAQNLAENNPKHTGKEDYNFFMSYLLPESQVKIYEFNRFIRDLNGLTPEELLIELDTHFRIENRGQELYKPKEKHHFSMYLNGEFYALYLRKSAYEFTDCLSELDAYILYTTVLEPILGIEDIRNASKIVYSQDKSDGLELKTKVDSGEFKVSFGMLPTNIQELKTIVDAGLMMPPKTTYIEPKLRSALTIYEF
- a CDS encoding D-2-hydroxyacid dehydrogenase, which produces MKILVNDGISASGIQALENKGFEVINTKVAQEQLENYINDHAIDAITVGNTTQVRQELIDACPSIKLIACLGTEMDNIDVDYAIDNGVHVVNSEDASATSIAELVFAHLFGMVRFLHQSNREMPLEGDMRFNALKKQYSQGTELRGKTLGIIGFDTVGQEVAKTALALGMEVIATDVEIDNATITIPFFDGQSVDFFIETESIDNLLSKSDFITLHLPAQEGYVIETSLFDKMKNGVGIINTSHGGILNEVDLVNAIDSGKVKYAGLDVFESQPRPEIQLLMNPEISMTPHIGASTVEAQDRAGIELANKIIELLSE